A genomic region of Streptomyces sp. NBC_00247 contains the following coding sequences:
- a CDS encoding cytochrome P450, with product MENTETVRSCPFDFAHRLEFDPQLKELLTTAPVSRIRMPYGEGDAWLVTRYEDVRTVTTDRRFSRSAVTGRDFPRMTPEPIVQDEAINLMDPPASSRLRSLVAKSFTARRIDAMRTGTQRIVDRLLDTMEDGATTADFMKAVAAPLPLVTICEVLDIPEPDRPWLRSHALTMMNVGAAGKEDAIRAKAELRAYFGELTARRRRSPGEDLISTLATARDGDELLGDDELTVMAMVLLITGQDTTTYQLGNIAYSLLTRPELARTLRDSPERLPRTLEELLRHIPFRKGVGIPRVALVDVELGGVSIPAGDVVHVSYLTANRDAGKFERPDDLDPDRPSIPHMTFGWGAHHCLGAPLATMELETAFSSLLRRFPDLRLDVSAEDIRWNTTSIWRYPLALPVTW from the coding sequence GTGGAGAACACGGAAACCGTACGCAGCTGCCCCTTCGACTTCGCGCACCGGCTGGAGTTCGACCCCCAGCTCAAGGAGCTGCTGACCACCGCGCCGGTGTCCCGCATCAGGATGCCGTACGGCGAGGGGGACGCCTGGCTGGTCACCCGGTACGAAGACGTGCGGACGGTCACCACCGACCGGCGTTTCAGCCGCAGCGCCGTGACCGGACGGGACTTCCCGCGGATGACCCCCGAACCCATCGTCCAGGACGAGGCCATCAATCTCATGGACCCGCCGGCCAGCAGCAGGCTCCGCAGCCTGGTGGCGAAGAGCTTCACCGCCCGGCGGATCGACGCCATGCGGACGGGCACCCAGCGCATCGTCGACCGACTGCTCGACACCATGGAGGACGGCGCGACCACCGCCGACTTCATGAAGGCGGTCGCCGCGCCCTTGCCGCTCGTGACCATCTGCGAGGTGCTCGACATCCCCGAGCCCGACCGGCCCTGGCTCCGCTCGCACGCCCTCACCATGATGAACGTCGGAGCGGCCGGCAAGGAGGACGCGATCCGTGCCAAGGCCGAACTCCGCGCCTACTTCGGTGAACTCACCGCCCGCCGCCGCCGCTCGCCCGGCGAGGACCTCATCAGCACACTCGCCACCGCCCGGGACGGAGACGAACTCCTCGGCGACGACGAACTGACCGTCATGGCCATGGTCCTGCTCATCACAGGACAGGACACCACCACCTATCAACTCGGCAACATCGCCTACTCGTTGCTCACCCGGCCCGAACTGGCACGCACCCTGCGCGACTCCCCGGAACGCCTGCCCCGCACCCTGGAGGAACTCCTCCGCCACATTCCGTTCCGCAAGGGCGTCGGCATCCCCCGGGTCGCCCTGGTGGACGTGGAACTCGGTGGCGTCAGCATCCCCGCCGGCGACGTGGTGCACGTGTCCTACCTGACCGCCAACCGCGACGCCGGGAAGTTCGAGCGACCGGACGACCTGGACCCCGACCGGCCGTCCATCCCCCACATGACCTTCGGCTGGGGAGCCCACCACTGTCTCGGAGCCCCGCTCGCCACGATGGAACTGGAGACCGCGTTCTCGTCGCTGCTCCGCCGGTTCCCGGACCTGCGCCTCGACGTGTCCGCGGAGGACATCCGGTGGAACACCACGTCGATCTGGCGCTACCCGCTCGCCCTGCCCGTCACGTGGTGA
- a CDS encoding GNAT family N-acetyltransferase: MGQLAYIRSYRPGDRAALADICVRTADNGGDSRHLYADQELMPSLFAAPYAYLEPDLAFVLDDGSGQAVGYVLGTADTTAFAAAFRERWLPLVAGRFPASGEPPTTPAEEMIALLHRPEHMLGPQVADYPAHLHIDLLPPWQRKGHGRELMRAFLDALRAKGIADVYLSMLTANKPARHFYDRLGFHEIDVPDPGVLTYLGRSTDSAGL, from the coding sequence ATGGGACAGCTCGCGTACATACGCTCGTACCGACCCGGCGACCGCGCCGCGCTCGCCGACATCTGTGTCCGGACCGCCGACAACGGTGGTGACTCCCGGCATCTGTACGCCGATCAGGAGCTGATGCCCTCGCTGTTCGCCGCACCGTACGCGTACCTCGAACCCGATCTGGCGTTCGTACTGGACGACGGTTCGGGCCAGGCGGTGGGTTACGTCCTGGGCACGGCCGACACCACGGCGTTCGCCGCCGCCTTCCGGGAGCGCTGGCTGCCGCTGGTGGCCGGCCGGTTCCCGGCCTCCGGAGAACCGCCCACCACGCCGGCCGAGGAGATGATCGCGCTCCTGCACCGCCCCGAGCACATGCTCGGCCCACAGGTCGCCGACTACCCCGCCCATCTGCACATCGACCTCCTGCCGCCCTGGCAGCGCAAGGGCCACGGACGGGAGTTGATGCGCGCGTTCCTCGACGCGCTGCGGGCCAAGGGGATCGCCGACGTGTACCTCTCGATGCTGACGGCGAACAAGCCGGCCAGGCACTTCTACGACCGGCTCGGGTTCCACGAGATCGACGTGCCCGACCCCGGGGTGCTGACCTATCTGGGCCGGAGCACCGACAGCGCGGGGCTGTAG
- a CDS encoding ABC transporter substrate-binding protein: protein MTGQSGWRFTDDRGRVAETERQPGRVLAYVQAGATLWDLGVRSWGVFGSGHDGAEIDRAKAGELPPDEVVYLGAGAALDVDTLLRGSPDLVVAVSYGGGQVYGLDPDTAKHLEEHVPVVVIDVGRSRTLAGTSDRFAELARSLGSAATAGAEAELEAARARLREAVPAGVRVVALSPADQDQAYVARPALWPELAALDELGLGLVDPPPGPGVNWHTAPWAEVAALAPRILLTDVRVNAAPLSALRDQPDWAALLDAGTLVVPWNPEPLCSPHAHARFLSTVADALDSVRAD from the coding sequence GTGACGGGACAGAGCGGATGGCGCTTCACGGACGACCGGGGCAGGGTCGCGGAGACGGAAAGGCAACCCGGCCGGGTGCTGGCGTACGTCCAGGCGGGCGCCACGCTGTGGGACTTGGGCGTCCGCTCCTGGGGTGTCTTCGGATCCGGCCACGACGGCGCCGAGATCGACCGGGCGAAGGCGGGGGAGCTCCCGCCGGACGAGGTGGTCTACCTGGGGGCGGGCGCCGCCCTCGACGTGGACACCTTGCTGCGGGGATCGCCGGACCTCGTGGTGGCGGTCAGTTACGGCGGGGGCCAGGTGTACGGACTCGACCCCGACACCGCCAAGCACCTGGAGGAACACGTCCCGGTGGTCGTGATCGACGTCGGCCGCTCGCGCACGCTCGCCGGTACCTCCGACCGCTTCGCCGAGCTGGCCCGCTCGCTCGGCTCGGCCGCGACCGCCGGTGCGGAGGCGGAACTCGAAGCCGCGCGGGCCCGGCTGCGCGAGGCGGTTCCGGCCGGCGTCCGGGTGGTGGCGCTCTCCCCGGCCGACCAGGACCAGGCGTACGTGGCACGGCCCGCCCTCTGGCCCGAACTGGCGGCCCTGGACGAGCTGGGCCTCGGCCTCGTCGATCCGCCGCCCGGCCCGGGCGTCAACTGGCACACCGCGCCCTGGGCCGAGGTGGCCGCACTCGCACCCCGGATCCTGCTGACGGACGTCCGGGTCAACGCGGCACCGCTGAGCGCCCTCCGCGACCAGCCGGACTGGGCGGCGCTGCTCGACGCCGGGACGCTCGTCGTGCCGTGGAACCCGGAACCGCTGTGCAGCCCGCACGCGCACGCCCGCTTCCTCTCGACGGTCGCCGACGCCCTGGACTCCGTACGCGCGGACTGA
- a CDS encoding cupin: MNDLNALADEHLAAARSSPHGRSAHRLLQQPPLRQTVIALTSGSSLDEHNAPLAASLQVLRGAVRITAPSGDVELTAGGLGAIPRERHGLLALEDAVVLLTAVND, encoded by the coding sequence ATGAACGACCTCAACGCCCTCGCGGACGAGCACCTCGCCGCGGCGCGCAGTTCCCCCCACGGGCGCAGCGCGCACCGTCTGCTCCAGCAGCCTCCGCTGCGGCAGACGGTGATCGCCCTCACTTCCGGTTCCTCGCTGGACGAGCACAACGCACCGCTCGCCGCCTCCCTCCAGGTGCTCCGCGGCGCGGTCCGCATCACCGCGCCCTCCGGTGACGTGGAACTGACCGCCGGCGGCCTGGGCGCGATCCCGAGGGAGCGGCACGGGCTGCTGGCGCTGGAGGACGCCGTCGTTCTCCTCACGGCCGTCAACGACTGA
- a CDS encoding LamG-like jellyroll fold domain-containing protein produces MRSRTRHHAARLAAAWVLLFTPTTLLAGPAAAATPVPQATATATTADEAPSPDVLAVDFTDRTPADRARQLAPVVKGAPQITNDPGAGKPVATFNGTSDAYTYPFAGQWSKLTGGFTVGCRFRWNGATVPATGQKAICSNAQSGGADLQIDSGQLAFSVNAGGYKYTHAPIVAGRWYDAVATWDGQNVKLYVDGVLTSATAAPGALTVPASGAQNWTLGADSASAGGIETPSPVSISTADVWTGALTAAQVAAFSAVNSAPPAGASDCTAYEDGVTGAVDAPVGTVVLDEDFSGADALDCWNQATGSEPWTVAGGRLTGRSPAAGDQPVLTFGPHLDDYLLETTARFDQVLRPDDPWFALIADTPVDGVRPFPAFAVRSGTTAADGVRAFVQSPTTVSALAGAPLGADLGMGTDVHLALEVHGTTANLSVDDRLVLAGVPLPRTATGVTGLYLDSAAVSFDDLRLTKLGPPGTTGFMTDTFRLPAAPVSTVVRQPLAGLWKAGWTRPGGDRPVFSKVSGDSWLDVSTDGVVTGTSPAEVPQDEGALSVEATDGTTTADILLQVPVSAAGAAPQLQSASWNAWDGGSHVTDAVAKNVAVIATQGITLAGFQDGGAAMAREVGAALGWDVYASGDLGIVSAHPIADADRVAPTGAAPAAAVTLDVGGIPVRVWNTHLDEADYGPYRACFDGATDLAAHERTTTRHAQARAVAQKMAADLSGDTPVLLLGDLASPSADDWTASTGGSHCDAGAVDWPVPDVFTSLGLTDSYRVANPDPDTDPGNTWSPVTSAHANGKDEPQDRIDYVWYQGDGLHVDEAHALTVGRPSEDEVADNSWASDHAAAVTTFTLGESDTAPAPELPVVSVDKHTVAYQAGHGPVDAAAFLAGAGVTTDPAEAALRADLSGVDFAEPGWYTVLITAVHGRYTSDPVAVTVRVAPRPGLVLSATTAAFTAGDTVDEAAVLARLQPVLDVPGTVRADLTAVKPLTPGRYPVTVKATDEWGFTVTLPALVEIAGVVPTAWSPAEVYDTGDSVSYGGALYQASWWTRNQAPGDPYGPWQEIALTEDGTAVWTASRIFRTDDVAVHQGRTYRAKWYTRNQAPGDPYGPWVAVG; encoded by the coding sequence ATGAGATCGCGCACCCGTCACCACGCCGCCCGACTGGCGGCCGCTTGGGTCCTGCTGTTCACCCCCACCACCCTGCTCGCGGGGCCGGCGGCAGCGGCGACACCCGTCCCGCAGGCCACCGCGACCGCCACGACGGCCGACGAGGCACCTTCCCCCGACGTCCTCGCCGTCGACTTCACCGACCGCACCCCGGCCGACCGCGCCCGGCAACTCGCGCCCGTGGTCAAAGGCGCACCGCAGATCACCAACGACCCGGGCGCCGGCAAGCCGGTGGCCACCTTCAACGGCACCTCGGACGCGTACACCTATCCGTTCGCCGGCCAGTGGTCCAAGCTCACCGGCGGGTTCACCGTCGGGTGCCGCTTCCGCTGGAACGGCGCCACGGTCCCTGCCACCGGGCAGAAGGCGATCTGCTCGAACGCCCAGTCCGGTGGGGCCGACCTCCAGATCGACAGCGGGCAACTGGCGTTCTCGGTGAACGCCGGAGGGTACAAGTACACCCACGCCCCGATCGTCGCCGGCCGCTGGTACGACGCGGTGGCCACCTGGGACGGCCAGAACGTCAAGCTGTACGTGGACGGCGTGCTCACCTCGGCCACGGCGGCGCCGGGCGCGCTCACCGTCCCCGCGTCCGGCGCGCAGAACTGGACCCTGGGCGCCGACTCGGCGTCCGCCGGCGGCATCGAGACCCCCTCGCCCGTCAGCATCTCCACCGCCGACGTGTGGACCGGCGCGCTGACGGCCGCTCAGGTCGCCGCCTTCTCCGCCGTGAACAGCGCCCCGCCCGCCGGAGCGTCCGACTGCACCGCCTACGAGGACGGCGTCACCGGCGCGGTCGACGCCCCGGTCGGCACGGTCGTCCTGGACGAGGACTTCTCCGGGGCCGACGCGCTCGACTGCTGGAACCAGGCCACCGGATCGGAGCCCTGGACGGTGGCCGGCGGACGGCTGACCGGCCGTTCGCCCGCCGCCGGTGACCAGCCGGTGCTGACCTTCGGGCCGCATCTGGACGACTACCTTCTGGAAACCACCGCCCGCTTCGACCAGGTGCTGCGGCCGGACGACCCGTGGTTCGCGCTGATCGCGGACACCCCCGTCGACGGGGTGCGCCCCTTCCCGGCGTTCGCGGTCCGCAGCGGCACCACGGCGGCCGACGGCGTCCGCGCCTTCGTCCAGTCGCCCACCACGGTCTCGGCCCTCGCCGGCGCACCGCTCGGCGCCGACCTGGGAATGGGCACCGACGTGCACCTCGCGCTGGAGGTGCACGGCACCACCGCCAACCTCTCCGTCGACGACCGGCTCGTCCTCGCCGGTGTGCCCCTCCCCCGCACCGCCACGGGTGTCACGGGCCTGTACCTGGACTCCGCGGCGGTCTCCTTCGACGATCTCCGGCTCACCAAGCTGGGTCCGCCGGGCACCACCGGCTTCATGACCGACACGTTCCGGCTGCCCGCCGCGCCCGTCTCCACCGTCGTACGCCAGCCGCTCGCCGGACTGTGGAAGGCGGGCTGGACGCGGCCGGGCGGGGACAGGCCCGTCTTCAGCAAGGTCTCCGGGGATTCCTGGCTGGACGTGAGCACCGACGGCGTCGTCACCGGCACCTCCCCCGCCGAGGTCCCGCAGGACGAGGGCGCGCTCAGCGTGGAGGCGACCGACGGCACGACCACCGCCGACATCCTCCTCCAGGTCCCGGTCTCGGCGGCCGGCGCGGCACCACAACTGCAGAGCGCGTCCTGGAACGCCTGGGACGGCGGCAGCCACGTCACCGACGCGGTCGCCAAGAACGTCGCCGTGATCGCCACCCAGGGCATCACGCTCGCCGGGTTCCAGGACGGCGGCGCGGCGATGGCCCGCGAGGTCGGCGCCGCCCTCGGCTGGGACGTCTACGCCTCCGGCGACCTGGGCATCGTCTCCGCCCACCCGATCGCCGACGCGGACCGGGTCGCCCCGACCGGTGCCGCCCCGGCCGCCGCCGTCACCCTGGACGTGGGCGGAATCCCGGTGCGGGTGTGGAACACCCACCTCGACGAGGCCGACTACGGCCCCTACCGCGCCTGCTTCGACGGGGCCACCGATCTCGCGGCGCACGAACGGACCACCACGCGTCACGCCCAGGCCCGCGCCGTGGCGCAGAAGATGGCGGCCGACCTCTCCGGCGACACCCCGGTGCTGCTCCTCGGCGACCTGGCCTCCCCCTCGGCCGACGACTGGACCGCGTCCACCGGCGGCTCGCACTGCGACGCCGGGGCGGTGGACTGGCCGGTGCCGGACGTCTTCACGAGCCTCGGTCTGACCGACTCCTACCGCGTCGCCAACCCCGACCCGGACACCGACCCGGGGAACACCTGGTCCCCGGTCACCTCCGCCCACGCCAACGGCAAGGACGAGCCGCAGGACCGCATCGACTACGTCTGGTACCAGGGCGACGGCCTGCACGTCGACGAGGCGCACGCGCTGACCGTCGGCCGGCCCTCCGAGGACGAAGTGGCGGACAACTCCTGGGCGAGCGACCACGCCGCCGCCGTCACCACCTTCACCCTCGGCGAGAGTGACACCGCCCCCGCCCCGGAGCTTCCGGTCGTCTCGGTGGACAAGCACACCGTCGCCTACCAGGCCGGGCACGGACCGGTGGACGCCGCCGCGTTCCTCGCCGGCGCCGGGGTCACCACCGACCCGGCCGAGGCGGCCCTGCGGGCCGACCTCTCCGGCGTCGACTTCGCCGAGCCCGGCTGGTACACCGTCCTGATCACCGCCGTCCACGGCCGCTACACGTCCGACCCGGTGGCGGTGACGGTGCGCGTCGCTCCGCGTCCAGGTCTGGTCCTGTCGGCCACGACGGCCGCCTTCACCGCGGGCGACACCGTGGACGAGGCCGCCGTGCTGGCCCGGCTGCAGCCGGTGCTCGATGTCCCGGGCACCGTCCGCGCCGACCTGACGGCCGTCAAGCCCCTGACGCCCGGCCGCTATCCGGTCACCGTGAAGGCCACGGACGAGTGGGGCTTCACCGTCACCCTGCCCGCCCTCGTCGAGATCGCCGGCGTCGTGCCGACGGCCTGGAGCCCCGCGGAGGTCTACGACACCGGCGACTCGGTGAGCTACGGCGGCGCCCTCTACCAGGCGTCCTGGTGGACCCGGAACCAGGCGCCCGGCGACCCGTACGGCCCTTGGCAGGAGATCGCCCTCACCGAGGACGGCACCGCCGTCTGGACCGCGTCGAGGATCTTCCGGACCGACGACGTGGCGGTCCACCAGGGCAGGACGTACCGGGCGAAGTGGTACACCCGCAACCAGGCTCCGGGCGACCCCTACGGCCCCTGGGTCGCCGTCGGCTGA
- a CDS encoding type III polyketide synthase, with the protein MATLCRPAIAVPEHVITMQQTLDLARETHDGHPQRDLVLRLIRNTGVRTRHLVQPIEETLRHPGFEVRNKVYEAEAKKRVPEVVGRALEYAEVEAAEIDLIVYVSCTGFMMPSLTAWLINTMGFRPETRQLPIAQLGCAAGGAAINRAHDFCRAYPQSNVLIVSCEFCSLCYQPADIGVGSLLSNGLFGDAVSAAVVRGEGGTGMRLERNGSHLVPGTEDWISYAVRDTGFHFLLDRRVPGTMEMLAPVLRNLVDLHGWSVQAMDFFIVHAGGPRILDDLCHYLQLPPGMFRYSRATLTERGNIASSVVFDALARLFEDGGAEDAAQGLIAGFGPGITAECAVGRWVRRPEHDLGRADTHLASSGVLPAPGGALLG; encoded by the coding sequence ATGGCGACCCTGTGCCGCCCGGCCATCGCTGTGCCCGAACACGTCATCACGATGCAGCAGACCCTGGACCTCGCCCGCGAGACCCACGACGGCCACCCCCAGCGCGACCTGGTCCTGAGGCTCATCCGCAACACCGGCGTCCGGACCCGCCACCTCGTCCAGCCGATCGAGGAGACGCTGCGCCACCCCGGCTTCGAGGTGCGCAACAAGGTGTACGAGGCCGAGGCCAAGAAGAGGGTCCCAGAAGTGGTGGGGCGGGCACTGGAGTACGCCGAGGTCGAGGCCGCCGAGATCGACCTCATCGTCTACGTCTCCTGCACGGGCTTCATGATGCCGTCGCTGACCGCCTGGCTGATCAACACCATGGGCTTCCGGCCGGAGACCAGGCAGCTGCCGATCGCCCAGCTCGGCTGCGCGGCGGGCGGGGCGGCCATCAACCGTGCCCACGACTTCTGCCGTGCCTACCCGCAGTCCAACGTCCTCATCGTGTCCTGCGAGTTCTGTTCGCTCTGCTACCAGCCCGCCGACATCGGGGTCGGATCTCTGCTCTCGAACGGCCTGTTCGGCGACGCCGTCTCGGCGGCCGTCGTCCGCGGCGAGGGCGGTACCGGGATGCGTCTGGAACGCAACGGCTCGCACCTGGTGCCCGGCACCGAGGACTGGATCTCCTACGCGGTCCGTGACACCGGCTTCCACTTCCTGCTGGACCGGCGGGTCCCCGGCACCATGGAAATGCTCGCGCCGGTCCTGCGGAACCTGGTCGACCTGCACGGATGGTCCGTGCAGGCCATGGACTTCTTCATCGTGCACGCGGGCGGCCCGCGCATCCTCGACGACCTCTGCCACTACCTCCAGCTCCCGCCGGGGATGTTCCGCTACAGCAGGGCCACCCTCACCGAGCGGGGCAACATCGCGAGTTCGGTGGTCTTCGACGCGCTGGCCCGGCTCTTCGAGGACGGCGGCGCCGAGGACGCCGCGCAGGGACTCATCGCCGGATTCGGGCCAGGCATCACGGCGGAGTGCGCGGTCGGACGCTGGGTGCGCCGGCCCGAGCACGACCTCGGCCGGGCGGACACACACCTGGCGTCGAGCGGTGTGCTGCCCGCGCCGGGCGGCGCGCTGCTCGGCTGA
- a CDS encoding M12 family metallo-peptidase, whose amino-acid sequence MPATALKAAWSLPLVAALGLAPAAGGTGSSRGTATSLTHEAPDRPAGRCPVVDVLAVYTPKAAAAVGGAHRVQVSAQEIATRMNESLLASEVCGSIRIVHPYTAKGYEGSDEFDPAYDGLREGDDPALGPRARQRRDRYGADLVTLVVDASGRGGGTGDYTPDLTASSDAYAYAVVDVQGIVLDSASHEIGHNLGLAHDRTTLADGSEGAMQVSSTRPYNTGWVTEDREYYTIMAYRSSCGDGCRRVSRFSSAEGTWKGRRLGDAANDSARVLRETMAIVAGYRTAP is encoded by the coding sequence ATGCCCGCGACCGCGCTCAAGGCGGCCTGGTCCCTCCCACTCGTCGCCGCCCTCGGTTTGGCGCCCGCGGCAGGAGGCACGGGCTCCAGCCGGGGGACCGCGACGAGCCTCACCCACGAGGCGCCGGACCGGCCGGCCGGCCGCTGCCCGGTGGTGGACGTACTGGCCGTGTACACGCCGAAGGCCGCGGCAGCCGTGGGTGGCGCACACCGGGTACAGGTGTCGGCGCAGGAGATCGCCACCCGGATGAACGAGTCCCTGCTCGCGAGCGAGGTCTGCGGCTCCATCCGGATCGTCCACCCGTACACGGCGAAGGGGTACGAGGGCTCCGACGAGTTCGACCCCGCGTACGACGGGCTCCGCGAGGGTGACGACCCCGCCCTGGGACCGAGGGCCCGGCAGCGCCGCGACCGCTACGGCGCCGACCTGGTGACGCTCGTGGTGGACGCGTCCGGCCGGGGCGGCGGCACCGGGGACTACACCCCGGACCTGACCGCCTCCTCGGACGCGTACGCCTACGCGGTGGTGGACGTCCAGGGCATCGTGCTCGACTCGGCCAGCCATGAGATCGGCCACAACCTGGGCCTGGCCCACGACCGAACGACGCTCGCCGACGGGTCCGAGGGCGCCATGCAGGTCAGCAGCACCCGCCCGTACAACACCGGCTGGGTCACCGAGGACCGCGAGTACTACACGATCATGGCCTACCGGTCCTCCTGCGGTGACGGCTGCCGCCGCGTCAGCCGCTTCTCCAGTGCCGAGGGCACGTGGAAGGGACGGCGCCTCGGAGACGCGGCCAACGACAGTGCCCGGGTGCTGCGGGAGACGATGGCGATCGTGGCCGGGTACCGCACCGCGCCGTGA
- a CDS encoding YihY/virulence factor BrkB family protein has product MFRKSVAPAREAGGAHPAGRAAAWSAALRRTPVSLWNDDISDWAAAQTYYAILALLPALLVTVSVIGLASPGATAALIADITAFAPAESGAALRQPLLAATEQRAAGWVLVATGSVSAVWSASSYLAVFRRALHAMHHERDTRPALRNAHTIVASAIGLLLLMLTSAFVLVLTGPLARWAARRIGLAEAGQTLWWFLKWPVLLVLVTCLITVLFRTGPRSVRGTRQGLPGGVLAAVLWLVASAGFALYATHVGTYSRLYGSLAGLVVFLIWVWFTNLALLAGAQFNAELAAERKARSVRPSVPPQGSGQGAAGEA; this is encoded by the coding sequence GTGTTCCGCAAGTCCGTTGCCCCTGCCCGCGAGGCGGGCGGCGCCCACCCGGCCGGCCGCGCCGCCGCCTGGTCCGCCGCGCTGCGGCGGACCCCCGTCTCACTGTGGAACGACGACATATCCGACTGGGCGGCCGCTCAGACGTACTACGCCATCCTCGCCCTGCTGCCCGCCCTGCTGGTCACGGTCTCCGTCATCGGGCTGGCCAGCCCCGGCGCCACCGCCGCGCTGATCGCGGACATCACGGCCTTCGCTCCGGCGGAGTCCGGCGCGGCGCTGCGGCAGCCGCTCCTGGCCGCGACCGAGCAGCGCGCCGCGGGCTGGGTCCTGGTCGCCACCGGCAGCGTCAGCGCGGTCTGGTCGGCCTCCAGCTACCTCGCGGTCTTCCGCCGGGCCCTGCACGCCATGCACCACGAGCGCGACACCCGGCCCGCGCTGCGCAACGCGCACACCATCGTCGCCTCGGCGATCGGGCTGCTCCTCCTGATGCTGACCAGCGCGTTCGTGCTGGTGCTCACGGGGCCGCTCGCCCGCTGGGCGGCCCGCCGGATCGGGCTCGCGGAAGCGGGACAGACCCTGTGGTGGTTCCTCAAGTGGCCCGTCCTGCTGGTGCTGGTCACCTGTCTCATCACGGTCCTCTTCCGGACGGGGCCGCGTTCGGTGCGCGGCACGCGGCAAGGGCTGCCCGGCGGGGTGCTCGCGGCCGTGCTCTGGCTCGTCGCCTCCGCGGGATTCGCGCTCTACGCCACGCACGTCGGCACCTACAGCCGGCTGTACGGCTCGCTCGCCGGACTTGTCGTCTTCCTCATCTGGGTGTGGTTCACCAACCTGGCCCTGCTGGCCGGAGCGCAGTTCAACGCCGAGCTGGCGGCGGAGCGGAAAGCCCGGAGCGTCCGTCCGTCGGTGCCGCCGCAAGGCTCCGGTCAAGGGGCCGCCGGGGAAGCCTGA
- a CDS encoding L-threonylcarbamoyladenylate synthase: MAKYFDVHPENPQRRTISTVAGLIRSDALVAYPTDSCYALGSRLGSREGINRIRSIRRLDDRHHFTLVCENFAQLGQFVQIDNDVFRAIKAATPGRYTFILPATKEVPRQLLHPKKKTVGVRIPDHAVVQALLSELGEPLLSSTLLLPDEEEPLTQGWEIKERLDHEVDAVLDSGDCGTEPTTVIDFSDGEVTIVREGAGDISRFE, from the coding sequence ATGGCTAAGTATTTCGACGTGCATCCCGAGAACCCTCAGCGACGCACGATCAGCACGGTGGCCGGTCTCATCCGTTCCGACGCCTTGGTCGCGTACCCGACGGACTCCTGCTACGCCCTGGGGTCCCGGCTGGGCAGCCGGGAGGGGATCAACCGCATCCGTTCGATCCGCCGTCTCGACGACCGCCACCACTTCACTCTGGTGTGCGAGAACTTCGCCCAGCTGGGCCAGTTCGTTCAGATCGACAACGACGTCTTCCGTGCGATCAAGGCGGCGACGCCCGGCCGGTACACCTTCATCCTGCCCGCGACGAAGGAGGTGCCGCGTCAGCTGCTGCACCCGAAGAAGAAGACCGTGGGCGTCCGCATCCCCGATCACGCCGTGGTCCAGGCACTACTGAGCGAGCTGGGCGAGCCGCTGCTCTCCAGCACGCTGCTGCTGCCGGACGAGGAGGAGCCGCTGACGCAGGGCTGGGAGATCAAGGAACGGCTCGACCACGAGGTGGACGCCGTGCTGGACTCCGGCGACTGCGGTACGGAACCGACGACGGTCATCGACTTCTCGGACGGCGAGGTCACCATCGTGCGCGAGGGTGCGGGAGACATCTCCCGCTTCGAGTGA